TGTTGAATTCAAACAATGAGATTATAAAAGCACAGTAGATTGAAATACACCTACTCTATATAAATTATGTATTAGCTGAGATGATTCATTTTTTGATTACGAGTTAAATGAACAAATAAAACTTCCGATTTCTGGTGAATTTTATATGGCAGTAGTTGATGAAAATGGTAATATTCCAGGTTTAAATGATTTTCCCCCATCTGAACCTAGTAATCCAAATCCAGAACCTAAACCTGAAGTTCCACCAACACCATCAATTCCTGAAGAAAAACCAGAAAAACCCAATCCACCTATTGTTCCAGAAGAACCAATAATTCCAGAAGTGCCATCTGAACCTACACCACCAAAACCAAGCGAAAATCAAACAATAACTTCTGCAATTAATAATATAAAACAAATTAATGCTAATAAGAATAAAACAGAAAGTGATTTTAAGATTATATTAGATATTAATGAACAAAAATCTAAGTGATCGAAAGAAGAACAAGAATATTTCATTCAGCAATGTAAAGAAACTAATATTGATTTTGATAACTTAGTATTAGAAGCACAAAACTTTGTTAATAATAATTCTAATAACAATTCATCAAACAATCTTTTATGGTTAATTAGTATTCCGGTTGTGATAATTTTACTTGCTGGAGTATTTATTGCAATTCATTTAATTAAGAAAAAAAATAAAACGTTAATAAATTAATTTTTTAACTTAGATCAAATTTCAATATTTATAAAATTTTTAACAAATTAAAAAGTTAAAAAAATACAAATTTAAAATAAATTAATTAATGATTTATTCAAATATTTTAGTTTAATTTTTATTAAATTTTATATTATATATACATGTTATAATTATATGGATTATTAATAACATAACAATTTATATTTATATTATTTTCAAGGTATTAAAAATGGCAAATCAAAGTGAATTGATTAAGCAATTAAGAGCTATGACTCAAGCTGGTTTCATGGATTGCAAAAAAGCTTTAGATAACACAAACAATGATTTAGATGCAGCAGTAAAATGATTGCGCGAAAATGGAATAGCTAAAGCAGCTAAAAAAGTAGATAGTGTTGCCGCTGAAGGAATTATAGCTCTTAAAAATAATGAGAAAAAAGCAATCATGTTAGAAATAAATTCTCAAACTGATTTTGTTTCTAAAAATGATTTATTTTTGAATTTTGTTTCAAATTTATCAAACACAGTATTTGAAACTAATTTAGAAGATGTTCAAAAAATTAGAGAATTAAAACTAGAAACAAGTAAATCAATTGAAGAAACTGAAATTGAACTAACTGCAACTATTGGGGAAAAAATTTCATTAAGAAGAGTGGCTAATGTTAATATTAATTCTGATGAATCTGTAAGTACTTATTTACATGCAAATAAACGTATTGGAGTTATTGTTGTAACTTCGGCTACTAATAATTTAGAATTTTTGAAACATTTAGCAATGCATATTGCCGCAAATAATCCAAAGTTTGTTAATAAAGATAATGTTGAATCAACATGACTTGAAAATGAAAAACAATTGATTGATTCTCAAGTTAGAATGGATGATGCTGTAAAAGAAAAAATTGCAAAAGCTCCAGCAGATAAAAAAGATAATTTATTAAATACTATTATTGATGGAAGAGTTAACAAATTATTAATTGAATCTTGCCTAGAATCACAACCATATTTGATTGATAATTCCAAAAAAGTAAGTGATGTATTAAAAGAAAATAATGTTGTTATTAAAAAATTCATTAGATTTGAAGTTGGAGAAGGAATTGAAAAAAAAGTTGATAATTTTGCTGAAGAAGTGAAATCTCAAATGAACAAATAAGTAGATTGTATCTATGAAGAAAACAAGAAAAACTAGAATTTTAATAAAAATTAGTGGTAGTTCTTTGCAAAATCCTAACACAACTGATACATTTGATTTAAAACGTTTGGATAATTTATGTAAACAAATTGCCATTTTACACAAAAAATATGAAATTGGAATTGTTGTTGGTGGCGGAAATATTTGAAGAGGAAAGTTATCTAAAGATCTAAGAATGGATCAGCGAAGAGCTGATTATATTGGAATGGTTGCAACAATTATTAATGCATCTTTGATTGATACTCAATTAGATGTTTATAATGTAAAAAGTTGTGTTTTGTCATCTATTCCTTGTCCACATTTAACTAATATTATTACTCCAGACAATATTGATAATGCATTTAGTGAAAATAAAGTAGTTATTTTTGCTGGCGGAATTGGTGCTCCATTTTTTACAACTGACACAGGTGCAGCATTAAGAGCAATTGAAATAAATGCAAAATTAATTTTAGTTGGTAAAGATGGAGTTGATGGAGTTTATAGTTCAGATCCTAAAAAAAATCCAAATGCTAAATTTTATTCAAAATTAACTTTTAAACAAGCATTAAAAGAAAAATTATCTATAATGGATTTAACTTCATTTACAATGTGTCAAGAAAATGATATTGAACTTATTATTTTTAATATTGAAAAACCAAATTCAATTATTAATGCAATCAGCGGAAAAATAAAAAGAACATTAGTTTCAACAAATTAAGGAATATGATTTATTTATGGAATTAAAAGATTATGAATCGATGTTTAACGATTTAGCTAATAAAAAAATTGAATGATTGAAAACTGAATTACATAAAATTCGTTCAGGTAGAGCTATGCCTAACATGGTTGATAATATTCGTGTTGAATACTACGGTGAAATGACTCCAATGAATCAAATAGCTCAAATTCAAATTCCTGAACCTAGAGAAATATTAATAAAACCATATGATAAATCAAGTATAGGTGCAATTCAAACAGCTTTGAGCAAACCTGAATTACATTTTAATTCACAAGTTGATGGTGATAAAATTAGAATCAAGTTACCACAATTAACTGAAGAAAATCGTAAAGAGTATGTAAAACATTCAAAACAAATTGGCGAAAAATGTAAACAAGAAATTCGTTTAATTCGAAGAGATGTTTTGCAAAAAATTAAACAAGATAAACATGAAGATGAAGATTTTGTAAGATTTTTAGAAGATGAAGTTGAAAAAATAACTAAAAAATTTAATAGTGAGTTAGATTCTATTATTCAAGCAAAAGAAAAAGAGTTAACAACTTTATAAACTTAAATATTTTTATGAATATTCCAACACATATAGCTTTTATTATGGATGGCAATGGTCGATGAGCAAAAAACCAAAATAAAAAAAGAGTTTTTGGTCATTACGAAGGTGCAAAAAGATTAAAAGATATTGTTAATTTTTCTGTTGAAAAAAAAATTAAATTTGTTTCATTTTTTGCTTTTGGAATTGATAATTGAAAGCGGCCTAATAGCGAAGTTTTGTATATTTGAAATCTTGTCAAAAAATTTCTAACAAAAAAATCAATTAAATGGTTAATGGACAATAATGTTAGATTTAGATGAATTGGTTTTCCTGATAAAATTATTAAAAAAGAAATATTAAAACTCTTAAATGATGTTGTTAATTTAACTAAAAATAATAATGGAACTTCAATTAATTTATTCATGAATTATAGTGGGCGAGCTGATATATTAAATGCTGTAAATTTGTTAAAAAATAATTCAGAAAAAATAACAGAAAAAAAATTTAATAGTAAATTATTAACAAGTGATTTGCCTGATGTTGACTTATTAATTAGAACAAGTGGCGAAGAAAGAATTAGTAATTTTATGTTATGACAAATAAGTTATTCTGAAATTATTTTTTCAAAATTAATGTGACCTGAATTTGGTGTTAAAAATTTTATTGATTGTATTAATATTTATAATAAAAGAGTTAGAAGATTTGGAGGTTTGTAAAAATGAAAATTAATAAAAAACCCCAATCAAGACTTTTAGTTTCTTTATATTTAATTATTTATCTAATTTTATTACTAACATTTTCTGCATTGAGTGATAGTTTTAATAGTTGATCTCCTTGGTCGCCAACATTAGTTGAACCGAAAGCTTATGATTTAATTACATCAGATCATTTTACTACTACCATATTAACATTTAAAGATACATATGAAAATGCAGCAACTAGATTTGCAATGGCATTTATATCTGTTACTTTAATTGCAATGTTAGGTTATTTCTTTTCAAAAGAATTAAATAAACTAATTTTTAAAAATAATAAAGGTTCTTTTTATTCTATATTAGGTTCTTTTGTTTTTAGTTTTTATTTAATATCTATGATTTATATTGTTCCTTTGTATTTTTTTAATAGTCAAATAGATCCTAATCAACCAGAATTATCAATGGACGTAGGTAGAAATATAAATCTTGATTTTTGATTTGGAAATATTAGAGTTTATGATGGACAAAGTTTTGCTTTATTTGGTTTAATTATCACTTCAATATGTGTATTTTTTATGTTGTTAATTATTGATTTTGTTTTGCTTTTTGTTTATAAAATAATTAATAGAAAAAACATTTTTGCATTATTGTTTATTCACCTAATTACAATTTTTGGAATGATTACTGTTTCTTATATTTTGATTGTACGTGGTTGAACAACTTTATTGTTAATTGGTGCTATAGCTAGTTTAACAGATGTATTTGCATATTTGTTTGGTAAAAAATTTGGTCACAAGCAATTGGTAGCAACAATTAGTCCAAATAAAACATGAACCGGAGCCATTTGTGGAATTTTATTTGCTTCATTATCAATAATTTTAATTATTTTGTTGTATGCTATTCCAAGTTTTAAAGCTATTCTTGTTGATAATCCTAGTGCTTATGAGATGGCCCCCCAAAAATATGATCCTCATAACTTAATAACTAATTTATTTGTTGTTACTTTTAGTTTAACTGGAGCCACATTTAAAGTTTATTGATGAGCAACAACGATTATGTTTATTATTTTTTTATCAATTATTTCAATTATAGGTGATTTATCATTTAGTTTTATTAAACGTAAATATCAAATAAAAGATTATGGTGATTTTTTAGGTAAACATGGTGGTTTTTTAGATAGATTTGATTCTATGGCACTGATTTTCTTTACATACATGCTTTATTTATTATTTGTTTTTATTATTTCAGGAAGATCAATGCTTGCTCCTAATACTTATGCCACAAATTTCGGAGCAAATAGTATAGTAGTTGGTTTGTAATATGAAAATTGTTATTTGCGGCGCCACAGGAAACATTGGACAACAAACAATTGATGTAGCAAAAAAATTTAATCACGAAATTGTCGGAATTACTTTTAATTCCCAACATGAAAAAGCCAAAGAAATTATTAAACAATTAAAAATTCCTTATTATTTGTGTCACAGTGATTCAAATAAAGGAAATGTCGAATCATTTGATGAATTATTAAAATTAACAAATCCTAAAATGGTCATAAATGCAATCAGTGGATATTTTGGATTAAATATAAGTTCAATTACATTAAAACATAAAATTGATTTAGGTTTAGCAAACAAAGAATCAATGGTGATGGCTGGACATTGATTAAATCAAATAGCTAAAAAAAATAAAGTATTAATTTATCCAATTGATAGCGAACATTCATCTTTTTATAAAGTATTAAAACATTTGAATAAAAATTCTATAAAAAATCTTATTATAACCGCAAGTGGTGGACCTTTTTGAGGTTATAGTAAGTCGCAATTAAAATCAATTGAGTTGAAGCAAGCATTAAACCATCCCACTTGAAAGATGGGACCTAAAATTAGTATAGATTCAGCGACATTAGCTAACAAAGCTTTTGAAATAATTGAGCTTTTTCATCTTTTTAAAAATAAAAATATTATTCCTATTAGGCATAAACAATCAATTGTTCATGCTATTGTTCAATTATCTGATAATTCATATATTTTTAACTCTTCCATACCAGATATGAAATTATCTATTCAATGATGCTTAGAGCAATATAAATTTTCCACTAATTCGATTATTAAACCTTTAAATTTAAATAATTTAAATCTTTCATTTGAAACAATTAATGAAAATGAATATCAACTAATAAAAATAGCAAAAGATGTTATAAATTATCCAAACACAACTAGAGGTGTTGTGTTTAATGTAGTTAATGATTTTGCTGTTGATTTGTTTTTAAATAAACAAATTGCTTTTTATCAAATTGTTCCTCTTATTATTAATTTCTATAATATGTATCCACATAAAAAAATTACAGGTTTGGTTTCAATTAATTTTTTAATTCCTAACTTAATTGAAAAGTTAAAATCTAATTGAAAAGATTTTTTGTAATATGAATTCTTTAAATATATTTTTGACAATATTAATTATTTTGTTTTCTGTAATAATTTGTTTAACAATACACGAATTAGGTCATTTTGTATTTGCAAAAATATTTAAAATGAATGTTAAAGAATTTTCAATTGGTTTTGGTCCCAAAATATGGCATACTTTTAGCAAAAAAAATTATATGCGTTTTTCAATTAGATTGTTGCCGCTTGGAGCATATGTTTTAATAGATTCAGAAGAATTAAGAGAAGCTTATTTAGAATCTCCAAATTCAAAAAAATATAATTTTTATTTAAGACCTAAACTTTATAATTTAATTTTGTTTAACGAAGCTTTTTATTGACAAAAAATAATTGTAATGCTTGGTGGAATTTTTTTTAATTTATTAGGTTTTGTGTTTTTTTGGGGAATTTGAAGCTTAATTAATTTGGGCTCATCTTTAATGTTGCTAGATTTTTTGAAAAATTTTTTTATAAATATTGGGAAATCATTTGTTTTTTATAATTTATGGAATTCAAACATAATCCCACCTATTCCTGGTACTCAAACTATAATAAATGGTGATTTTTTATTAAGATATTTAATTTCAATCAATTTAGGAACATCAATTTTAAATGTTATTACAATTTCGCCATTAGATGGTTGAAAAATTTTTCAAACTTCTTTTGAAAAAATATTTAATAAAAAATTATCAAGAAAAATTCAAGAAAGTTTGTCATTAATTGGTGTTATTATCATTTTATGAATTACAATTGGTAATATTGCCAACGCTATAGCATAGAATAGTATTATGATTTCTAAAATTGAACAAATTATTTTTAAATTTGACCTTTTAACTAAAAATGAATGAGATTATATAAAAGATCAAGTTAATAAATCAAAAGTTATTTTTAAAAAAGATTTTGATCTTTTGTGTATTGATCTTGAACTTAATAATTTTATTGATCCTAAAACATCATATAAATTAATTAATAACAGCAAAAATGTTAAAGAAATATCAATTGCTTTTAGATTATTTGTAAAAAAAGAATCAGATTTAAATTCTTTGGTAGATCACATAAATTATTTTTTTAATGTTGTTGTTAAAATTCCTAATTTAGTGCCAACAATTAATAATTTAAATAATTACCAAATTGATATCGATACAATAACCATTAATATTACTAATGAATTAGAATTAAAAATTTTAAATCAATTCAAAAATGATTTATTAGATTTTTTAATTGAATCAGGATTTTCTAAAAAAACGAAAATTAATATTGTTTGCTTGCAACCTACCATTGTGGAAAATTTAATTAATGAAAATCATTTTTCTAAACAAATATCTCCAGAAAAAAAAGAAAATGTAAAATCTATTAAAATTTCATCAAATAAACTAAAAACAAAAATTGAAAATTTTAACATTGATAAATGTCTATCATTAAATTCAATAAGTAAAGTTCCTGTAAAAGATCTTAATGAAATTAAATTAGGTGACAAAAATATTGTTGTCCTAGGTAAAATTTTTGAAATTGTAGAAAAAAACATTAAAGATAATAATTTGATATTTAATATCAAAATAACAGATTATAAAAATTCTTTATATTTAACAATATTAAATACAAAATTTTCCAATTTATCAATAGAATATTTAAGAACATTTAAAATTGGCTCATGAGTAAAAGTTCAATGTAACATTGTAGAAAATAAATATAGAGCAAATGAATTGTCAGGAGTAGTATCTAAAATTGTACCTACTGAAATTCCTAAAGAATTTTTACGTATCGATAGAAATGAACTAAAGAAAATAGAATTTACTTTTCATTCTAAAATGTCTGCATTTGATGGAGTCAATTCTGCATCAGAATATTTGGATTTTGCTAAAAATCAAAATTGAGATTATGTGGCTATAACTGATATAAATAATGTTCAAGCTTATCCTGAAATTCAAAAAAATTCAAAAGGAATTAATATCATTTACGGTTTAGATTGTGAAATTTCTGATGATGAAGTGCCTATTGTTTTAAATTCTAAAAATGTTTTATTGGATGAAGCTACATATGTAATTTTTGACTTAGAAACTTCTGGTTTGCATTCTTATTATGATGAAATTATTGAATTTGGTGGAATAAAAGTTAAACATGGGAATATCATTGATAAAATTAATTTTTTTATAAATCCTGGTTTTGATATTTCAGAAAAAACATCAGCACTTACTAAAATTACAAATCAAATGATAAAAGAAAAAGGTTTGTCAATAATAGAAGGTTTAAAAAAAATTTATGAATGAATAGAAGATTCAGTTATAGTTGCTCATAATGGAATTGAATTTGATTTTCAATTTTTACAAACAAAATTTTTTCAACACAACATTGGAACATTAACTAATCCAATGATTGATACATTAAGATTATCATGAGCAATAAATGAACAATATGCATATCACTCTTTAGGAACAATAGCTAGAAAATTAAAAATTAATTATGATGAATTAACAGCTCATAGAGCGAATGTTGATGCTGAAGTTTTATATGAAGTTTTTAAGCATTTTAAGTTATATTTGTTTAATAACAAAATTAATAATTTAAATCAAATAAATGAAAAATTACAAAATATTTCTTTACACAAACGTTATCGTGGAAATAGATCATTAATTTATGCTAAAAATCAAAAAGGTTTAAAGGCTATTTATGAACTTGTTTCTAAATCATTAACAACTAATTTAGTCACTAGACCTAAAATTTATTGAAAAGATATAAAACCATATAGAAATGATTTAGTTATATCATGTAGTCCAAATGAAGGTGAAATTTTTAAAACTGCTTTAAACAATGATGATAAACTTTTGGAAAATAGAATTGATAAATATGATTTCATTTTAATAAGTCCACCTAATTGAAATAATCATTTAATTCAAATTGGCGATTTAAATATCAATTTTGTTGAAAATGCCATTTCTAGAATTATTAAAGCTTCAAATAATGTTAAAAAATTAGTTGTTGCAACAAGTGATGCTTATTACATAAATCAATGAGAAAGTGAATATTATAAAATTGTTATTTGTACAAAAATTTTAAATGGATTATATCATCGTTTCTTTAAAAAAAGTAATGGTAATATTCAACATACTCCAATAGCTCATTTACGAACTACTGATGAAATGATTGATGAATTTAAATTCTTAAATGATGAAAAATTAATTAGAGAGATAGCTTATGAAAATGGTCATAAAATTGTAAATCAATTTAAATTTGCAAATATTGAACCATTAAAAAAAGGTTTATTTGTTCCTAAATTAGAAGGCGCAAATGAACAATTAAAAGAATTAACATATAAAAATGCAAAATTAAAATATGGTGATCAATTACCAGATATTATCCAAAATCGTATAAATTTGGAATTAGATTCAATTATTAACAATGGTTATGGAATCATTTATTGAATTGCGCATTTATTAGTACAAAAATCTAATGATGATGGTTATTTAGTTGGTAGTAGAGGATCTGTGGGTTCTTCATTAGTTGCTACATTGACAAACATTTCTGAAATAAATCCATTACCACCTCATTATATTTGCAAATCATGTAAATATTTAAATTTTGAAACTAATGTTGATGATGGTTTTGATTTGCCAACTATTAAATGTCCTAAATGTAATAATGAAATGGTAGGTGATGGTCATGATATTCCTTTTGAAACCTTCATGGGTTTGAAAGGAAACAAAGTGCCAGATATTGATTTAAATTTTTCTGGTGAATATCAAACTAATGCACACAATTATGTAAAAAAATTATTTGGAGAATCTCATACATTACGCGCAGGAACAATATCAACCGCAGCAGAAAAAACTACTTTTGGTAATGTGCGTAATTATTTTAATGATTTTGCCCAAATTGATTTTATAAGGCAAACAGAAGTTGAAAGATATGTTAAAGGATTATTAGGTATCAAAAAAACTACGGGACAACATCCTGGGGGAATAATGGTTTTTCCGAAAGAAAATGATATTACTGATTTTACTCCTTATAATTATCCAGCTGATGATATTTCTAGTGAGTGAAAAACAACTCATTTTGCATTTGAATTTTTACACGATTCTTTATTAAAACTTGATATTCTAGGTCACGATGATCCAACAATGTTAAAGATGTTAAAAGACATCACAGGTATTGATCCAATTTCAATTCCAAATTATGATAAAAATGTTTTAAAGTTATTTTCTGGATTAGAAAGTTTAAAAATTAATTCTCAAGATTTGTGTGGAGAAAAAACAGGAGCTTTAGGTATTCCAGAATTTGGTACTGATTTTGTTAGAAGAATGTTAATTGATGCTAAACCAATTTCATTTGCTGATTTAATTCGTGTATCTGGTTTATCGCATGGAACAGATGTATGAAATAATAATGCACAAGTTTTAATTCAAAAACATAATTTAAAATTACATGAAGTTATTGCTTGTCGTGATGACATTATGGTTTTCTTAAAAAAATGTGGATTAAATGATCATGATGCGTTTGATATTATGGAATTAGTAAGAAAAGGCAAATCTTTACCTAAAGATAAAATTGATTTAATGTTGGAACATAATATTCCTGAATGATATATTAATTCATGTCAAAAAATTAAATATATGTTCCCCAAAGCTCATGCTGCTGCCTATGTTTTAACTGCTTGAAGAATCGCTTGATTCAAAATTAATTATCCTTTGCAATATTATGCAACATTATGTTCAATTAAAATTAAAGAACACGATATATCAAAATTTATTTTAGGTAAAAATGCAATAATAGAAGAATTACAAAGTATTCGAAAAAAATTAAATAATCCTAAAACTAAAAAAGAAGTAACTAGCAAACAAAGTGAATTAGTTTCAACATATGAAATTTATTTAGAAATGATTGCGCGTGGATGTGAAATCACTCCTATATCAATAGAAAAATCCATGGCAAAAGAATTTATTGTATTGGACAATAAAGTTGTTCCACCATTTTCAACTATTCAAGGTTTAGGTGAAGTTGCTGCTGAATCTATTATTATCGCAAGAAAAGAATCACCTTTTGTTTCTATTGAAGATTTAGCAAAAAGAACTAAATTAAATAAAACTCACATTAATCAAATGCGCGAAATTAATATTTTAGATCATTTGCCAGAGGATAATTCAATAAAACTGTTTTAGTTTTTACTTCATAAAGTCTAAAAATGGGTTTCGACCCTTTTTTAAAATTTTACCCATTTCTTCCATTTGGCGTTTAGAATCTTCTCATTTTTTTAACAACTTATTTAGTTCATCAGGTTTTCTTCCTGAACCATTAATAATGCGTGCTTTCCGAGATGATTCTTTTTGTAAAATTTTAGGATTTCTTCTTTCCTTCAAAGTCATTGAAGACATTAAAATTTTTCATATTTTTATTTGTTCTTCAATTTCGTCAATTTTATCACTACTTATTTTTAATGAACCTGGCATCATTTTCATAATGGAGCTTAAGCTACCCATTCGATTCATTGCATTCATTTGTTTCATTAAATCTTCTAAATCCATTTTGCCTGATAACATTTTTTGAAATGTTTTGGTTGTATCTTTTTCATCAATTGTTTCAGCTGCTTTTTCAGCCAAAGTCATTACATCACCAAGACCAAGAATACGATCTGCCATTCTTTCAGGATAAAAGATATCTAGTGATCCTATTCTTTCACCAATTCCAGTAAATTTAATAGGTACATTAAGTAAACTAGTTAAAGAAAGTGCAGCTCCCGCTCTTGCATCTGAATCTAATTTTGTAATAATGATACCTGTTAGTTTTAAATAATTATTAAATTCATTAGCAACATTAATTATTTCTTGGCCCGACATTCCATCAACAACTAAAATAATTTCATCCGGACTTATATTTTTTTTAATTTCAACTAATTCATTCATTAATTCTTGATTTGTTTGTAATCTACCAGCTGTATCAAATAAAATTACATCATTGTTGTTTTGTTTAGCAATATCAAGTGCTTCATTAGCTGTTATAGATGGATTTTGAGTTCCTTTTTCATAAAAGTTACAGTCAACTTCTTCAGATAGTGTTTTTAATTGTTCAATAGCAGCGGGACGATATACATCAAGTGCAACCATCATTGGTTTTTTATTATGTTTTGTTTTAAGATAATGAGCTAATTTTCCTACGCTTGTTGTTTTACCTGAACCTTGTAATCCAACTAAAACAATTTTCAAGGGGTTTTTGTTTACATTTAATGAACTAGTTTGTTTACCTAGAATGTTAACCAATTCATTTTTGATTATTGTTAAAAATATTTGCTGAGGATCTTGACCGACATTCACAATTGTTCCAATTGTTTTTTCTCGAATGGCTTTTATAAAATTTTTAACAACTTGTAAATTTACATCAGCATCTAATAAAGCAATTCGAATTTCCTTTAAAACTTCAGCTATATCATCTTCTTCAATTGTTTGCGTTTCTAATTTTTTTCTCATTTTTCTAGAAACGATTGAAGTTATCATTGTTTTAAGCATAGTCTAAAATCCTAATTTTTGTTTTGAAATACTTGTAAATTATATTTTTAATTTTTTATTAAATTGATATTTTATATTTAATTTATATAAATTTAATCATTTAAAACTTTATTAAAAAATTTCAAATTTTTTCATTTCTTATTCACTTAAATAATATTAGGTGAATAGATGAAATCTCTTTTTTATAAATTTAAATCAAAAAATTACATAATTAACAAAATAAATTTTTTTGAGTAATTGTAATAAATTAAATAATTTTTGATTTTTTCTATTTACTTTTTGTGTAGGCCTAATATATTTAGTATTTACTAAAAATATTTTTCTTGCTATTGTTTTTATCTTTTGTTTTATTACATGTTTGTGTTTCAAAATTCAAATTAAAAAAATTATTTTAATTATTTTAATTGCAATTTTCTTTTTGATATTAGCATTCATTTATAAAAAATTTGAAATAGATAAATTAACTTTTAAAAAGTTATTAGATTTAATACCTGAAGAATTTAATTTGCGAAAACTATTAATCAAACAAGTTCAACAATACAACAATTTAAAAATTAGTAATTTACTTTTGTTAATTGTTTTTAATGAAAAAACTTCCTTTTTAAATGAATTTTATAAAAAAATAGTGAATATAGGTATAGTACATTTAGTAGTTATTAGTGGACTACATTTAAATCTTATTAATACATTAATATTAAAAATATTTAAAAAATATTTAAGAATTTCTCAAATTTTGAGTTTATTTATTATTTTAATTTATAGTTATTTTTTAAATTTTTCTTTCGGGGTTATTAGAGTTGTTATTTCAATTTTTATTGGAGCATTTTTT
This is a stretch of genomic DNA from Mycoplasmoides pirum ATCC 25960. It encodes these proteins:
- a CDS encoding PolC-type DNA polymerase III; this translates as MISKIEQIIFKFDLLTKNEWDYIKDQVNKSKVIFKKDFDLLCIDLELNNFIDPKTSYKLINNSKNVKEISIAFRLFVKKESDLNSLVDHINYFFNVVVKIPNLVPTINNLNNYQIDIDTITINITNELELKILNQFKNDLLDFLIESGFSKKTKINIVCLQPTIVENLINENHFSKQISPEKKENVKSIKISSNKLKTKIENFNIDKCLSLNSISKVPVKDLNEIKLGDKNIVVLGKIFEIVEKNIKDNNLIFNIKITDYKNSLYLTILNTKFSNLSIEYLRTFKIGSWVKVQCNIVENKYRANELSGVVSKIVPTEIPKEFLRIDRNELKKIEFTFHSKMSAFDGVNSASEYLDFAKNQNWDYVAITDINNVQAYPEIQKNSKGINIIYGLDCEISDDEVPIVLNSKNVLLDEATYVIFDLETSGLHSYYDEIIEFGGIKVKHGNIIDKINFFINPGFDISEKTSALTKITNQMIKEKGLSIIEGLKKIYEWIEDSVIVAHNGIEFDFQFLQTKFFQHNIGTLTNPMIDTLRLSWAINEQYAYHSLGTIARKLKINYDELTAHRANVDAEVLYEVFKHFKLYLFNNKINNLNQINEKLQNISLHKRYRGNRSLIYAKNQKGLKAIYELVSKSLTTNLVTRPKIYWKDIKPYRNDLVISCSPNEGEIFKTALNNDDKLLENRIDKYDFILISPPNWNNHLIQIGDLNINFVENAISRIIKASNNVKKLVVATSDAYYINQWESEYYKIVICTKILNGLYHRFFKKSNGNIQHTPIAHLRTTDEMIDEFKFLNDEKLIREIAYENGHKIVNQFKFANIEPLKKGLFVPKLEGANEQLKELTYKNAKLKYGDQLPDIIQNRINLELDSIINNGYGIIYWIAHLLVQKSNDDGYLVGSRGSVGSSLVATLTNISEINPLPPHYICKSCKYLNFETNVDDGFDLPTIKCPKCNNEMVGDGHDIPFETFMGLKGNKVPDIDLNFSGEYQTNAHNYVKKLFGESHTLRAGTISTAAEKTTFGNVRNYFNDFAQIDFIRQTEVERYVKGLLGIKKTTGQHPGGIMVFPKENDITDFTPYNYPADDISSEWKTTHFAFEFLHDSLLKLDILGHDDPTMLKMLKDITGIDPISIPNYDKNVLKLFSGLESLKINSQDLCGEKTGALGIPEFGTDFVRRMLIDAKPISFADLIRVSGLSHGTDVWNNNAQVLIQKHNLKLHEVIACRDDIMVFLKKCGLNDHDAFDIMELVRKGKSLPKDKIDLMLEHNIPEWYINSCQKIKYMFPKAHAAAYVLTAWRIAWFKINYPLQYYATLCSIKIKEHDISKFILGKNAIIEELQSIRKKLNNPKTKKEVTSKQSELVSTYEIYLEMIARGCEITPISIEKSMAKEFIVLDNKVVPPFSTIQGLGEVAAESIIIARKESPFVSIEDLAKRTKLNKTHINQMREINILDHLPEDNSIKLF
- the ffh gene encoding signal recognition particle protein, coding for MLKTMITSIVSRKMRKKLETQTIEEDDIAEVLKEIRIALLDADVNLQVVKNFIKAIREKTIGTIVNVGQDPQQIFLTIIKNELVNILGKQTSSLNVNKNPLKIVLVGLQGSGKTTSVGKLAHYLKTKHNKKPMMVALDVYRPAAIEQLKTLSEEVDCNFYEKGTQNPSITANEALDIAKQNNNDVILFDTAGRLQTNQELMNELVEIKKNISPDEIILVVDGMSGQEIINVANEFNNYLKLTGIIITKLDSDARAGAALSLTSLLNVPIKFTGIGERIGSLDIFYPERMADRILGLGDVMTLAEKAAETIDEKDTTKTFQKMLSGKMDLEDLMKQMNAMNRMGSLSSIMKMMPGSLKISSDKIDEIEEQIKIWKILMSSMTLKERRNPKILQKESSRKARIINGSGRKPDELNKLLKKWEDSKRQMEEMGKILKKGRNPFLDFMK